A single Anopheles funestus chromosome 2RL, idAnoFuneDA-416_04, whole genome shotgun sequence DNA region contains:
- the LOC125761760 gene encoding uncharacterized protein LOC125761760 isoform X1 yields the protein MQSASIMEMLTTPTTFPLNINWEGKMEPSSPLDSQHDFAEEIFDDSYDYCTEPLFNNEVYDLEEDMKPDPSMLSILEVPVTLSELSEDLRYDDKLISSNESVQQTNYGSLSTGGEDEFYDFPQQPEVKPGCTVGPEVLMEFECVSGNMELMNHLTPPQTPPQSSSFGGVVGCVLPIPTPMNTVTISQPQEHFQPLFAPQSNVQGLLQQEPQVSFQGINDTNLNGYYIMGEFSTVSSQAENGGVQQQAITMEPMQQVPADIETTLFNFGENYTPQQMSEMEKILLSLQRETYHGGDDDESCDFSEGGSSENGGSLSPAWLASSVVAQSPAYSDSAESSAYYGGNRNDADDEDWSPLKVKKLNGRNGGTVSKKRTGPNGTSSSTSSRGRGIEEKKSRKKEQNKNAATRYRQKKKAEIEEILNVEEILRERNDKLKSESKELGRDIRCIKNLLRELLKSKI from the exons ATGCAATCCGCATCAATAATGGAGATGCTGACGACGCCCACAACCTTCCCATTGAACATCAATTGGGAGGGCAAGATGGAGCCGTCGTCTCCATTGGATTCCCAGCACGACTTTGCTGAGGAGATTTTCGACGATTCCTACGATTACTGCACAG aacCTCTTTTCAACAATGAAGTCTACGATTTAGAAGAAGATATGAAACCCGACCCATCCATGCTATCAATATTAGAAGTTCCCGTTACACTGTCTGAACTGTCTGAAG ATCTACGCTACGATGACAAGCTGATATCGTCGAACGAGTCCGTGCAGCAAACTAACTATGGTTCGCTGTCGACGGGTGGGGAAGATGAATTTTACGACTTCCCGCAGCAACCGGAAGTAAAGCCCGGCTGTACTGTTGGACCCGAAGTGCTGATGGAGTTCGAATGTGTGTCCGGCAATATGGAGCTGATGAACCATCTGACGCCGCCTCAAACGCCGCCCCAATCGTCGTCATTTGGTGGTGTCGTTGGTTGCGTCCTTCCGATTCCGACGCCGATGAACACTGTGACGATATCGCAGCCGCAGGAACATTTCCAACCGTTGTTTGCTCCCCAGTCCAATGTGCAAGGATTGCTGCAGCAGGAACCGCAGGTATCCTTCCAGGGTATTAACGACACCAACCTAAACGGTTACTATATCATGGGTGAATTCTCCACCGTGTCGTCACAAGCCGAAAATGGCGGTGTGCAACAACAAGCCATAACGATGGAACCGATGCAACAAGTACCCGCGGACATTGAGACCACTCTGTTCAACTTTGGCGAAAACTACACACCACAGCAGATGAGCGAGATGGAAAAAATCTTGCTTAGCTTGCAGCGCGAAACGTACCACGGTGGAGACGATGACGAGTCGTGCGATTTTTCCGAGGGCGGATCCAGCGAGAATGGTGGTTCGTTGTCGCCTGCGTGGTTGGCATCGTCCGTGGTTGCGCAATCGCCAGCTTACAGCGATTCGGCAGAATCTTCCGCTTACTACGGTGGTAACCGCAACGATGCTGACGATGAGGACTGGAGCCCATTGAAGGTAAAGAAGTTGAACGGACGTAACGGCGGCACTGTTTCGAAGAAGCGTACCGGACCGAATGGCACCAGCAGCAGTACTAGCTCCCGTGGCCGTGGCATCGAGGAGAAAAAATCGCGTAAAAAGGAACAGAATAAGAATGCTGCTACGCGCTATCGCCAGAAGAAGAAGGCAGAGATCGAAGAGATTCTCAATGTTGAGGAAATTCTGCGCGAAAGGAACGACAAGCTGAAGAGCGAATCGAAGGAACTCGGACGCGATATACGATGCATTAAGAATTTGTTGCGCGAACTTCTAAAATCTAAGATCTAA
- the LOC125761760 gene encoding uncharacterized protein LOC125761760 isoform X2 — protein MNVYDLRYDDKLISSNESVQQTNYGSLSTGGEDEFYDFPQQPEVKPGCTVGPEVLMEFECVSGNMELMNHLTPPQTPPQSSSFGGVVGCVLPIPTPMNTVTISQPQEHFQPLFAPQSNVQGLLQQEPQVSFQGINDTNLNGYYIMGEFSTVSSQAENGGVQQQAITMEPMQQVPADIETTLFNFGENYTPQQMSEMEKILLSLQRETYHGGDDDESCDFSEGGSSENGGSLSPAWLASSVVAQSPAYSDSAESSAYYGGNRNDADDEDWSPLKVKKLNGRNGGTVSKKRTGPNGTSSSTSSRGRGIEEKKSRKKEQNKNAATRYRQKKKAEIEEILNVEEILRERNDKLKSESKELGRDIRCIKNLLRELLKSKI, from the exons ATGAATGTCTACG ATCTACGCTACGATGACAAGCTGATATCGTCGAACGAGTCCGTGCAGCAAACTAACTATGGTTCGCTGTCGACGGGTGGGGAAGATGAATTTTACGACTTCCCGCAGCAACCGGAAGTAAAGCCCGGCTGTACTGTTGGACCCGAAGTGCTGATGGAGTTCGAATGTGTGTCCGGCAATATGGAGCTGATGAACCATCTGACGCCGCCTCAAACGCCGCCCCAATCGTCGTCATTTGGTGGTGTCGTTGGTTGCGTCCTTCCGATTCCGACGCCGATGAACACTGTGACGATATCGCAGCCGCAGGAACATTTCCAACCGTTGTTTGCTCCCCAGTCCAATGTGCAAGGATTGCTGCAGCAGGAACCGCAGGTATCCTTCCAGGGTATTAACGACACCAACCTAAACGGTTACTATATCATGGGTGAATTCTCCACCGTGTCGTCACAAGCCGAAAATGGCGGTGTGCAACAACAAGCCATAACGATGGAACCGATGCAACAAGTACCCGCGGACATTGAGACCACTCTGTTCAACTTTGGCGAAAACTACACACCACAGCAGATGAGCGAGATGGAAAAAATCTTGCTTAGCTTGCAGCGCGAAACGTACCACGGTGGAGACGATGACGAGTCGTGCGATTTTTCCGAGGGCGGATCCAGCGAGAATGGTGGTTCGTTGTCGCCTGCGTGGTTGGCATCGTCCGTGGTTGCGCAATCGCCAGCTTACAGCGATTCGGCAGAATCTTCCGCTTACTACGGTGGTAACCGCAACGATGCTGACGATGAGGACTGGAGCCCATTGAAGGTAAAGAAGTTGAACGGACGTAACGGCGGCACTGTTTCGAAGAAGCGTACCGGACCGAATGGCACCAGCAGCAGTACTAGCTCCCGTGGCCGTGGCATCGAGGAGAAAAAATCGCGTAAAAAGGAACAGAATAAGAATGCTGCTACGCGCTATCGCCAGAAGAAGAAGGCAGAGATCGAAGAGATTCTCAATGTTGAGGAAATTCTGCGCGAAAGGAACGACAAGCTGAAGAGCGAATCGAAGGAACTCGGACGCGATATACGATGCATTAAGAATTTGTTGCGCGAACTTCTAAAATCTAAGATCTAA